The genome window CATTGTTCAGGCTGAAGGAGAGCATCTGCAGGGGCAGGGCCAGGCAGAGAATCCGCATATAGGTGACGGCTGTGGGAATCAGCGAGTCTGTCCCCCCGAAAAGGCGTAAGAGGGGTTCGGCAAAGAGGAAAATCACAGTGACCAGGGCCAGGGCGGCTATGATCATCAGTACAAAGGCATTGCCCAGGATCCGCTCCGCTTCGTCATGGGCGCCTTCGCCCAACCGGATGGAAATGAGCGTTGTCGCCCCGATGCCGATCAACATGGAAATGGCCATGATGACCAAAAAAACCGGGAAGGTAATGTAAACCGCCCCGATGGCCTGGCCGGAAACGGTGCCCAAAAAGATCCGGTCCACCACATTGTATAAAGCCCCAACCACCATGCCCACGATGGCCGGTAGGGAAAACCGCATCAACAGTTTGCCCACCGGCATTTCCGCCAAGAGCTGGCGGCGTTTTTCAGCAGCATTCATGCCCTCACCTCCACTGGAATAATCATAGCACGAGCCGGGCAGGGGAACAAGAGAAGCCTTCCGGGGCGGGCATTGACAGGGAAAGGCGCCTGCGGTACGATGTTTGCAGGCAAACCATTCAACAATGGAGGAGAAAAAATGACCGAACAAGACCAACTGGCCCTGCGCCTTTTTTATGCCGTGCGCGAAGTGAACGGCCTGATGCAAAACCGCCTGAGCGAGACCTTGGAAGCCTGGGACCTGACCCCGCAGCAGTTCAGCGTTTTGACTGCCGCCCAGGCCCAGGAGGTCATCCGCAACAGTGATATTTGCGACCTGCTGAGCCTGTCAAAAGGAACGGTTTCCGGCATCCTCAACCGGATGGTCAGCCGCGACCTCTTGGCGAAGAACCAAGCGGGTGGCGACCGCCGGGCAGCCGGCTACCGCCTGACCCCCGCCGGCGAGGAGCTGATCAAGACCCTACAGGCGGAAGCCCTGTCTTTTACGACCCCGCTCAGCGCTGACCGGACCCGGGCAGAGCTGCTGGCCGCCTTGCGCAGCTTGGAGCGGCTGGCTCAAGCCCTTTCTTGACGGTTTCCACCAAGCCTTCGTTACCTGTCCTGAACAAGTTAAGAGACAAAACCCGACACTTTTTTAAAAACGTGTCGGGTTTTTACTTTTTTCTCAAGCTGACAAGGGGCTTGTGATTGTTTTCTTAAATGTTCGGCTCAATTTTTTCGGATTTAGTAACATGTGCTATAAAATCAAGACAAACCGGCGGAGACTATGCTACAATGCCAACTGTTCTTACTGCTCTGGTAATCATCGTCTATTGAATTTAGGAGGAAAATGAATGAGAAAAAAATTAGTGGCAATGATGTGTTTGGTCGGCCTTTGCATGGGGATTTTAGCCGGCTGTGGTACCGGTGACAGCGATAAGGCAAGCAGCAGCGCTGCCATGCCGGCAGATTCGGCAGCAGCCATTGGCGGCACCAGCAGCACGGCAGCACCTGCCGGCGGCGATGTGACCGAACTGGGAAAATTTAAAATGGACACCATTGACGGCAAAACCTTCACTTCAGATGACCTGAAGGGCCACAAGCTGACCCTGGTCAATGTGTTCGCCACCTTCTGCAACCCCTGCATTGCGGAAATCCCTGACTTGAACAAGTTGAACAATGAAATGAAGGACAAGGGCGTTCAAGTCATCGGCGTGGTCATGGACGTGACCGATGGGAAAAAAGAATTAAAGGATATTGTTGACAAGGCCAAAAAGATTCAAAAAGACACCGGCGCCGAATACCCCTTCTGCAAACCGGACAAGGGCATGCTGAACGGTCGCCTGGCCGGCATCACCACCCTGCCGACGACCTTCCTCGTTGATGAAAACGGCAAAATTGTTGGGGAAACTTACGCCGGCTCCAAGTCTCTTGACGAATGGAAGCAGGTCATCGAGCAGGAACTGGCGAAGGTTCAAGGCTAATGAAAGCCCACGCCTACAGCCTCTATTGCCGCCTGGCCTTGCTGGTCCTCGGTCTGGCCATGGTCATCGGCGGCATCTTCCGCAATGAGACGGGCGTCGTCTTCGCCAAGGCCTCGCGCATTTGTCTGGAGTGTATCGGCATTGGCTAAGCGAACCTATTCAGATGCCCGCCGTCACTTTGGTCAAGGCGCCTGGACCCTGGCCAGCAACGCCCACCTGACCGGTTTTATCACCGGGCAAATTTACACCGGCCCCTTAAAAACCGCCTGCGTCCCCGGCTTGAATTGTTATTCCTGCCCGGGGGCCTTGGGGGCCTGCCCCATCGGGGCCTTGCAAGCGGTCATCGGCAGCGCCGAATATAAGCTGTCCCTTTATATGATGGGCTTTTTCGTCCTCATCGGGACGCTGCTGGGGCGGCTGGTCTGTGGCTGGCTTTGCCCCTTTGGGCTGGTCCAGGATTTGTTGCACAAGGTCCCCTTTCTTAAAAAAATTCATACCTTCCCGGGAGACCGGGTCTTGCGTTATTTGAAATACCTGGTTCTGCTGGTCTTTGTCATCATCTTGCCCCTGACCCTGGTCAATGTCATCGGCTCAGGGAGCCCCTATTTTTGCAAGTTGATTTGCCCGGCCGGTATGCTGGAAGGGGGCTGGCCGCTGGTCGGTTTAAACCCGGACCTGCGCAAGACCTTGGGCAACCTCTTCATCTGGAAAAACGTCGTCTTGGCCCTGACCATCTTCTCGGCCATGGTGGTCTACCGCCCCTTCTGTAAGTACCTGTGCCCCCTGGGCGCCATCTACGGACTCTTTAACCGGGTGGCCTTTTATCGGTATCATTTGGATGCGTCGCGTTGTATTAGTTGTGGCAAATGTCGAAAAGCTTGTGGAATGGCCATTGACCCAGTCAGCGAGATCAATAGCCCGGAATGCATCCGCTGTGGCCGTTGCCGGCAAACCTGTCCGACGGCGGCCCTGTCTGCCGGCTTTAAAGGGCCGGCGCCGACCTGCCCACAAGCGAATGTTTCAAGCGTGAAAGGAGAAGCTTTATGAAAAGAACCCTATTTAAAAAATGCAGTGCCCTGCTCTTAATGGCGGCCTTCCTGCTGACAACCCTGCCGGCGGCAGCCGCCCTGGCAACCCCTGAACCTAGTCCTTCAACGCAGACCAAGGTCGCTGCAGACAAGAAGGACCTGGCTGGCGATAAAGAGAAACCGGCCGACAAGGACAAGGCTGGTGACAAAGAAAAACCGGCCGACAAGGACAAGGCTGGCGACAAAGAGAAACCGGCCGACAAGGACAAGGCTGGCGACAAAGACAAGCCGGCCGACAAGGACAAGGCTGGTGACAAAGAGAAACCGGCTGACAAGGACAAGGCTGGCGATAAAGAGAAACCGGCAGACAAAGAAAAACCGACCGATAAGGATAAACCGGCCGCTGACCAGGCTGCCTATATGAGCGGCTACCCGGACGGCACTTTCCGCCCGGGGCAAAAGGTCAGCCGTGCCGAAACCGCTGCAGCCTTCAGTCGCCTTTACTTGCAGGACAAGCCAATCACCCAGCAACTGCCCGTTTTTTCAGACATCGACAACAGCGGGAAATGGTATGAAAATGACGTCGCTACCGTTGTCAACGCCAAGTACATGAGCGGCTATCCGGACGGCAGCTTCCGCCCGGAAGCCCCCATCACCCGTGCCGAACTGGCCGCCATGCTTACCCGGGATGACAAGAGCG of Peptococcus niger contains these proteins:
- a CDS encoding CD1871A family CXXC motif-containing protein, with product MKAHAYSLYCRLALLVLGLAMVIGGIFRNETGVVFAKASRICLECIGIG
- a CDS encoding S-layer homology domain-containing protein, with amino-acid sequence MKRTLFKKCSALLLMAAFLLTTLPAAAALATPEPSPSTQTKVAADKKDLAGDKEKPADKDKAGDKEKPADKDKAGDKEKPADKDKAGDKDKPADKDKAGDKEKPADKDKAGDKEKPADKEKPTDKDKPAADQAAYMSGYPDGTFRPGQKVSRAETAAAFSRLYLQDKPITQQLPVFSDIDNSGKWYENDVATVVNAKYMSGYPDGSFRPEAPITRAELAAMLTRDDKSAVKPAPFKDVKGHWAAEAIGRAHAKGWISGYPDGNFRPDAPVTRAELCALFNRFAGRSLTADEAAKLAQQKGSVSFKDVDAAHWAYKDILAAANAAPAKSEH
- a CDS encoding 4Fe-4S binding protein, with product MAKRTYSDARRHFGQGAWTLASNAHLTGFITGQIYTGPLKTACVPGLNCYSCPGALGACPIGALQAVIGSAEYKLSLYMMGFFVLIGTLLGRLVCGWLCPFGLVQDLLHKVPFLKKIHTFPGDRVLRYLKYLVLLVFVIILPLTLVNVIGSGSPYFCKLICPAGMLEGGWPLVGLNPDLRKTLGNLFIWKNVVLALTIFSAMVVYRPFCKYLCPLGAIYGLFNRVAFYRYHLDASRCISCGKCRKACGMAIDPVSEINSPECIRCGRCRQTCPTAALSAGFKGPAPTCPQANVSSVKGEAL
- a CDS encoding TlpA family protein disulfide reductase, whose translation is MRKKLVAMMCLVGLCMGILAGCGTGDSDKASSSAAMPADSAAAIGGTSSTAAPAGGDVTELGKFKMDTIDGKTFTSDDLKGHKLTLVNVFATFCNPCIAEIPDLNKLNNEMKDKGVQVIGVVMDVTDGKKELKDIVDKAKKIQKDTGAEYPFCKPDKGMLNGRLAGITTLPTTFLVDENGKIVGETYAGSKSLDEWKQVIEQELAKVQG
- a CDS encoding MarR family winged helix-turn-helix transcriptional regulator, which gives rise to MTEQDQLALRLFYAVREVNGLMQNRLSETLEAWDLTPQQFSVLTAAQAQEVIRNSDICDLLSLSKGTVSGILNRMVSRDLLAKNQAGGDRRAAGYRLTPAGEELIKTLQAEALSFTTPLSADRTRAELLAALRSLERLAQALS